In Saccharicrinis fermentans DSM 9555 = JCM 21142, a genomic segment contains:
- the prmA gene encoding 50S ribosomal protein L11 methyltransferase — translation MEYTKVKFKISPISELAQEILMAELAQFAFDSFEETEYGLNAYIPTHQYHLEEVKSIQLLNNKEYSISFDAENIPDQNWNETWEKNYFNPIVIDKRCVVKSPFHTNVPTSEYEILIEPKMAFGTGHHETTGLMIKHILEMDIAGKSILDMGCGTGILGILAAQKKAKKVLGIDIEEWAYNNVRDNIKMNHIDQMEVQCGNASLLDKETFDIIMANINRNILLNDISKYVKVLNKGGILLLSGFYQSDIEIIEKECNVHNLVKKSVKEDNQWVALAYIKAD, via the coding sequence ATGGAATATACCAAAGTAAAATTTAAGATATCGCCTATTTCGGAGCTTGCCCAAGAAATACTCATGGCTGAGTTGGCACAATTTGCCTTTGACAGTTTTGAAGAAACAGAATACGGTTTAAATGCATATATCCCCACCCATCAATACCATCTAGAAGAAGTAAAGAGCATTCAATTATTGAACAACAAGGAATATAGCATCAGCTTTGATGCAGAAAACATACCCGATCAGAACTGGAATGAGACCTGGGAGAAAAATTATTTCAACCCCATTGTTATTGACAAGCGATGTGTGGTTAAAAGTCCTTTTCACACGAATGTACCTACATCTGAATATGAGATATTAATCGAACCTAAAATGGCCTTTGGCACAGGCCATCACGAAACTACTGGTTTAATGATAAAGCATATTTTAGAGATGGATATTGCGGGCAAATCTATTTTGGATATGGGATGCGGAACTGGGATACTCGGCATATTAGCAGCTCAGAAAAAAGCCAAAAAAGTTCTTGGTATTGACATCGAAGAATGGGCCTATAACAATGTAAGGGACAATATCAAAATGAACCATATTGATCAAATGGAAGTACAATGCGGCAACGCCTCATTATTAGACAAAGAAACATTTGATATCATAATGGCTAATATCAACCGCAACATACTATTAAACGATATCAGTAAATACGTAAAAGTATTGAACAAAGGTGGCATATTACTATTAAGCGGATTTTACCAAAGTGATATAGAAATCATAGAAAAAGAATGTAATGTTCATAACTTGGTAAAAAAATCAGTAAAGGAAGATAACCAATGGGTAGCCCTTGCGTATATAAAGGCTGATTAA
- a CDS encoding AraC family transcriptional regulator: protein MSDAIKKYPFKDGLNHEFEILDLSSILSVKNELMTVPHRAQFYHILWIEKGKGTHYVDFKPVDLEDNMIIFVPNNCVNLFDKKGAYQGKVIIFTDSFFSKNNHDMLFLHSSILFSDWYDIVTIKLNSNPSELHLCIDFMEKEFKRSADAAQYYILHNMLYVFLLQAEREMRKQGFKEQKPSFHLDCVVLFKDLLEQNFKKDRSVKNYAAALNISDKQLHKATTTLLDKTPKQIIDERVILEAKRLLVHSHQSIKEITFALGYDEPTNFVKYFRKHTDLTPSEFRQKQLDH from the coding sequence ATGAGTGATGCCATAAAAAAATATCCGTTTAAAGATGGTTTGAACCATGAATTTGAAATCTTGGATTTATCAAGTATCCTGAGTGTTAAAAATGAATTGATGACTGTACCGCATAGGGCTCAGTTTTATCATATTCTTTGGATTGAAAAAGGAAAGGGTACTCATTATGTAGATTTTAAGCCCGTGGACTTGGAGGATAATATGATTATTTTTGTGCCGAATAATTGTGTGAACCTGTTTGATAAAAAAGGTGCTTATCAAGGAAAAGTAATTATTTTTACGGATAGTTTTTTTAGTAAAAATAACCATGATATGTTGTTTTTGCATAGTAGTATTTTGTTTAGCGATTGGTATGATATTGTAACCATTAAGTTAAATTCGAACCCTTCGGAGTTGCACCTTTGTATTGATTTTATGGAGAAGGAATTCAAACGCAGTGCTGATGCTGCCCAATATTATATTCTGCATAATATGTTGTACGTGTTTTTGTTACAGGCAGAGCGGGAAATGCGAAAGCAAGGATTTAAGGAGCAGAAACCTAGTTTTCACCTGGATTGTGTTGTTCTTTTTAAGGACTTGCTGGAACAAAATTTTAAAAAAGACAGGTCTGTTAAAAATTATGCCGCGGCATTAAATATTTCTGATAAACAGTTACATAAAGCTACTACAACTTTGTTGGATAAGACGCCTAAGCAAATCATTGATGAGCGGGTTATATTAGAAGCTAAACGATTGTTGGTACACAGTCATCAGTCTATCAAAGAAATTACCTTTGCATTGGGGTATGATGAACCTACAAATTTTGTTAAGTATTTTCGCAAGCATACCGATCTTACGCCATCTGAATTTAGACAAAAGCAATTGGATCATTAA
- a CDS encoding DUF6320 domain-containing protein: MKYCTNCGVELDPSMDSCPLCHDLSNKKSSLAESQETNTSFTSSHGKKEKENQVKTTPEKQLNRKLFWELTVIVLLSATIITFLIDLLTSQHISWSKYTAIICFVLFINSSLLSFFRHQSLTLTLGSFASLSFLILAIDYLGNATGWSFKAGIPLLLLLYLFFLCSILFIKKLKEKGINIIALILSLASIICMAVEILLDYYSGQKITMGWSIYVISSGIPISGILLFVHYRMKKGRELKRLFHL; this comes from the coding sequence ATGAAATATTGTACAAATTGCGGAGTAGAATTAGACCCAAGCATGGACAGTTGTCCTTTATGCCATGATCTAAGTAATAAAAAAAGCTCCTTGGCAGAATCCCAAGAAACCAATACATCATTCACCTCCTCTCATGGAAAAAAAGAAAAAGAGAACCAAGTAAAAACAACACCAGAAAAACAGCTAAATAGAAAGCTTTTTTGGGAATTAACGGTCATTGTTTTACTATCAGCTACCATTATCACATTTTTAATTGATTTATTAACCAGCCAACATATTTCATGGTCTAAGTATACTGCAATAATATGTTTTGTTTTGTTTATAAACAGCAGTTTATTAAGCTTTTTCCGACATCAATCCTTAACGCTAACCCTGGGTAGTTTTGCTTCCCTATCGTTCTTAATATTGGCCATAGATTATCTGGGAAATGCAACCGGGTGGAGCTTTAAAGCAGGTATTCCACTTCTTTTGTTACTATACCTGTTTTTTCTTTGCTCCATTTTATTCATCAAAAAACTCAAAGAAAAAGGAATCAATATTATTGCTCTTATACTATCTTTGGCCAGTATCATATGCATGGCAGTTGAAATTCTTTTGGATTATTATTCTGGCCAAAAAATCACCATGGGCTGGAGCATATACGTGATCTCTTCAGGCATTCCCATTTCTGGCATTTTATTGTTTGTACATTATCGCATGAAAAAAGGACGAGAACTCAAACGCTTGTTTCACCTATAG
- a CDS encoding MBL fold metallo-hydrolase, which translates to MKITFLGTGTSQGVPVIACQCAVCKSLDLHDKRLRSSVLIEVNGTHIVIDSGPDFRQQMLVNDVRKLDGILFTHEHKDHTAGLDDVRAFNWVTQSPVNVFAEKRVLSALKVEFSYAFDPKPYPGVPKINLNVIDEKPFQINGVHVIPIRGMHMNLPVLGFRIGDFSYLTDFNYISDESLNKVKGSKVIALNAVRKEPHISHYCLSEAVEVLQKAKPEMGLVTHMSHQLGLYAEENPLLPPGIQLAYDNLVLEI; encoded by the coding sequence TTGAAAATAACTTTTCTTGGTACCGGAACTTCGCAGGGGGTGCCTGTGATAGCTTGTCAATGTGCAGTCTGTAAATCATTAGATTTGCATGATAAACGACTGCGATCATCTGTTTTGATTGAAGTAAATGGAACTCATATTGTTATTGATTCGGGTCCTGACTTCAGGCAGCAGATGTTGGTGAATGATGTTCGTAAATTGGATGGTATTCTGTTTACTCATGAGCATAAAGACCATACGGCAGGATTGGATGATGTAAGAGCTTTTAACTGGGTGACGCAAAGTCCGGTGAATGTTTTTGCCGAAAAAAGAGTATTGTCTGCATTAAAAGTTGAGTTTTCTTATGCTTTTGATCCTAAACCTTATCCTGGTGTTCCTAAGATTAACTTGAATGTCATTGACGAAAAACCCTTTCAAATAAATGGTGTTCATGTTATTCCCATTCGGGGTATGCATATGAATTTACCTGTGCTAGGTTTTCGTATTGGTGACTTTTCTTATTTGACAGATTTTAATTATATTTCTGATGAATCACTCAATAAAGTTAAGGGTTCAAAGGTGATTGCCTTGAATGCGGTTAGGAAGGAACCTCATATTTCTCATTATTGTTTAAGCGAAGCTGTAGAGGTGTTGCAGAAGGCCAAGCCAGAAATGGGCTTGGTGACACATATGTCGCATCAATTGGGCCTATATGCAGAAGAAAACCCCTTATTACCCCCGGGAATACAGCTGGCATATGACAATTTAGTATTGGAAATTTAG
- a CDS encoding MFS transporter, translating to MARTGIESNIGKLYIIKIAKWFMLTMPILMLFYKDMGFSDRESFQLKAFYSIAIVIFEIPSGYVADVIGRRKTLIFGSILGTLGFLVYATTSGYYWFLLAEVTLGIGQSFVSGADSAIMYDSLKSVGREKEYVKYEGRNFTVGNYSEALAGIIGGSLAAIHIRYPFIFQTGIAFMAVPASIMLIEPIRSGIRKKPGIKDIWSIVWYATIKNAKLRYNLLYSSILGTATLTMAWMYQLYLNDIGFSEYAIGATHTVLNLIVGTTTLFAYKIEARLKPQMTIWLTSIIITGSYILSGFMESAWILIILGIFYFSRGIATPVLKDYINRITADDMRATVLSIRSLIIRAFFAIIAPVVGFLSDTYDRSFSLKVIGIVFTILVGSSIFLFLRSLESEKPT from the coding sequence TTGGCAAGGACGGGCATTGAGTCAAACATAGGCAAACTATACATCATTAAAATAGCAAAATGGTTTATGCTGACCATGCCTATTTTGATGCTGTTTTATAAGGATATGGGATTCTCTGACAGAGAATCATTTCAACTAAAGGCTTTTTACTCCATAGCCATCGTTATTTTTGAAATTCCATCAGGATATGTAGCAGATGTTATCGGTCGAAGAAAGACCTTGATATTCGGATCGATACTGGGAACGCTAGGTTTTTTGGTTTATGCCACAACATCGGGATATTACTGGTTTCTCTTGGCTGAAGTGACCCTGGGTATAGGACAAAGTTTTGTTTCCGGAGCTGATTCAGCTATTATGTACGATTCCCTTAAAAGTGTAGGGCGAGAAAAAGAGTATGTAAAATACGAAGGACGGAACTTTACGGTAGGTAATTACTCAGAGGCCCTGGCAGGTATCATAGGTGGTTCTTTGGCAGCAATACATATACGATATCCCTTTATTTTTCAAACAGGCATTGCATTTATGGCCGTTCCTGCGTCCATCATGTTGATTGAACCCATCAGGAGTGGCATTAGAAAGAAGCCCGGAATAAAAGATATATGGAGCATCGTATGGTATGCCACAATAAAAAATGCCAAACTAAGGTATAATCTACTTTATTCAAGCATCCTAGGTACAGCAACGCTAACCATGGCTTGGATGTATCAATTATACCTCAACGACATCGGTTTTTCTGAATATGCCATCGGAGCCACCCACACTGTTCTCAACTTAATTGTAGGAACAACAACACTCTTTGCCTATAAAATTGAGGCAAGACTTAAACCCCAAATGACCATCTGGCTAACATCCATCATTATTACAGGTAGTTATATTCTTTCTGGATTTATGGAGTCAGCCTGGATCTTGATTATTCTGGGTATATTTTATTTTAGTAGAGGAATAGCCACGCCCGTTTTGAAAGATTATATCAATCGAATTACTGCTGACGATATGCGGGCTACCGTATTATCTATTCGAAGTCTGATCATCAGAGCTTTTTTTGCAATTATTGCGCCAGTGGTAGGCTTTTTATCCGACACCTATGACCGTTCTTTCTCATTAAAGGTCATCGGTATCGTATTTACAATATTAGTCGGATCCTCCATTTTTTTGTTTCTCCGATCGTTAGAATCAGAAAAACCAACCTAA
- a CDS encoding carboxypeptidase-like regulatory domain-containing protein, with protein MNRNVMKYSLSFILLFIIGKVLTAQNFTVTGTVINAETGAAVEFANIGIEGTYLGTASDMDGNFEIKLSEALLEKQISISAVGYKSKVYQVREWSKKDGLMIQLAPVNYGISEINVAAKSKIGYGIIRTAAHLITDNYIVQPYTYRCYMRTVTNMNGKSFMDEAIVLLTDSKGYGERSFAEAYQNIHYRIVQNNPHRKVALLKEGLTFMDDLISWDIVRNPGNILSVESMNDFEVNVEGETALDGDSVWVLSYDCQKPDVQNAGDPQLTTYKGKIWVTQENNKVLKNSFEATRIGASRHGNSFYVSKENATPLKYKVETHYKRKDGKLALNSVQYLQEESNGQETAVYLKVVEVEAYDNRITGRQYYNGDDKNEGFWNKYKRPE; from the coding sequence ATGAATAGAAATGTAATGAAATACAGTCTGTCTTTTATTTTATTGTTTATTATTGGTAAGGTTTTAACTGCGCAAAATTTTACCGTTACAGGTACGGTTATTAATGCAGAAACGGGAGCTGCTGTTGAATTTGCAAATATTGGTATTGAGGGTACTTATTTGGGAACAGCCTCAGATATGGATGGAAATTTTGAGATTAAATTATCGGAAGCTTTGCTGGAAAAACAAATCAGTATTTCTGCAGTTGGCTATAAATCAAAAGTATATCAGGTTAGAGAATGGTCGAAAAAGGATGGATTAATGATACAGTTGGCACCGGTAAATTATGGTATATCGGAGATAAATGTAGCGGCGAAGTCTAAGATTGGGTACGGGATTATCCGTACTGCGGCCCATCTGATTACTGATAATTATATCGTACAACCATATACTTATCGGTGCTATATGCGTACCGTAACAAATATGAATGGTAAATCATTCATGGATGAAGCCATCGTATTGTTGACAGATAGTAAAGGATATGGTGAACGGTCATTTGCTGAGGCCTACCAAAATATCCATTACCGTATCGTACAAAATAATCCACATAGAAAAGTAGCTTTATTAAAGGAGGGCCTTACTTTTATGGATGATTTGATAAGCTGGGATATCGTGCGTAATCCTGGTAACATACTATCGGTGGAATCAATGAACGATTTTGAGGTAAATGTGGAGGGAGAAACGGCGCTGGATGGTGATTCTGTGTGGGTGCTTTCGTATGATTGCCAAAAGCCAGATGTTCAAAATGCTGGAGATCCACAATTAACAACGTATAAAGGGAAAATATGGGTGACGCAAGAAAATAATAAGGTATTAAAAAATAGCTTTGAAGCAACGCGGATAGGTGCATCTCGTCATGGAAATAGTTTTTATGTTAGTAAGGAAAATGCAACACCATTGAAATATAAGGTCGAAACGCATTATAAAAGGAAGGATGGTAAGCTGGCCTTAAACTCGGTGCAATATCTACAGGAGGAAAGCAATGGACAGGAAACGGCTGTTTATTTGAAAGTTGTGGAGGTGGAAGCCTATGATAATCGTATTACTGGACGACAATATTATAATGGAGACGATAAAAATGAAGGTTTCTGGAATAAATACAAGCGGCCGGAATAA
- a CDS encoding universal stress protein, with translation MEDKIITLATLSFEKAQLIKTLLGNVDVECFLENINLVQGAVSTGVKVNIKEVDFQKALVIFDAIHASEFDTNKVKVEATEGIKVLVPVDFSEYSQNAVDIAFDWVAKSRGELVLFNAYYSPMNTGLPFSDAYVYDVNSDDLSFEMKEMAEKRLRLMKEELEKRIVNQGIHSINVSTEIRRGIAEHEILAFSEHYNPSLIVMGTRGADKKAVDLIGSVTAEIIEGAKVPVLAVPECFKYEGLDKINSIGYLSVFGESDFGSIQKLSTIIKALDVVVKCAHITGSDKVAVNRVKMDGLVDHFEHNKIGKELDFRLIENEDFWVGVESFVLSDQIDILAFTTFKRSLISRLLNPSIAKKMLFHSTTPLLVFHS, from the coding sequence ATGGAAGATAAAATAATTACCTTAGCGACATTGTCATTTGAAAAAGCACAACTTATTAAAACCTTATTGGGCAACGTGGATGTAGAATGCTTTCTGGAGAATATTAATTTGGTTCAGGGAGCCGTGTCTACGGGTGTAAAGGTTAATATTAAAGAAGTTGATTTTCAAAAAGCGCTTGTTATTTTTGACGCCATTCATGCGTCTGAATTTGATACCAATAAAGTTAAGGTTGAAGCCACAGAAGGAATTAAAGTATTGGTTCCGGTTGATTTTTCGGAGTATTCTCAGAATGCAGTAGATATTGCGTTTGATTGGGTGGCGAAAAGTAGGGGAGAACTCGTCTTGTTTAATGCCTACTACTCACCTATGAATACTGGACTCCCTTTCAGTGATGCCTATGTGTATGATGTCAATTCTGATGACCTCAGTTTTGAGATGAAAGAAATGGCTGAAAAGAGATTGCGACTTATGAAAGAAGAGCTTGAAAAACGTATTGTTAATCAGGGTATTCATTCTATTAATGTGAGTACTGAAATAAGACGTGGTATAGCCGAGCACGAAATTCTTGCTTTTAGCGAGCACTATAATCCATCTTTAATTGTGATGGGAACTAGAGGGGCTGATAAAAAGGCTGTGGACTTGATAGGTAGTGTCACTGCAGAAATAATTGAAGGAGCCAAGGTTCCTGTTTTAGCTGTTCCGGAGTGTTTTAAATATGAAGGGCTGGATAAAATTAATAGCATTGGATATCTTTCGGTATTTGGAGAAAGTGACTTTGGTTCTATACAAAAGTTATCCACTATCATAAAAGCACTTGATGTGGTGGTGAAATGTGCACATATAACTGGTAGTGATAAGGTTGCGGTGAATAGAGTGAAAATGGATGGACTTGTGGATCATTTTGAGCATAATAAAATAGGTAAGGAGCTTGATTTTAGATTGATTGAGAATGAGGACTTTTGGGTGGGAGTAGAGAGTTTTGTTTTATCTGATCAAATAGATATTTTGGCCTTTACCACATTTAAACGAAGTCTTATTTCAAGATTGTTAAATCCATCTATTGCCAAAAAAATGCTTTTTCATTCAACAACACCATTGTTGGTATTTCATTCATAA
- the thrA gene encoding bifunctional aspartate kinase/homoserine dehydrogenase I: MKVLKFGGTSVGSSESILKVKNIVESQQEQIIVVVSAVGGITDQLIKAANLAEKGEQECFDISSEVKEKHYKIISELFPLDQAQTIKYKVDQLFEEVSTIIKGVFLLKEVSTKSKAIIASFGERISSFIVSELIQGATLFESQHYIVTDNVFGKDSVDFETTETRLKNIQEELGNVAVFSGFIASNKNQEVTTLGRGGSDYTAAIIAATYDASILEIWTDVNGFMTADPRIISRAYCIDRLSYSEAMELSHFGAKVIFPPTILPVYKKNIPILIKNTFNPEAKGTLINDQKEPMQGKKIKGISSIKNVSLLTVQGLGMIGVTGIAMRLFKSLAQKNINVILISQASSENSISVVIDSQTADMAIDLVKDEFAAEIVLNQINNISVEMNMAIIAIVGENMKRTTGVSGTLFESMGKNGINIFAIAQGASELNISFVVKEKDLKKGLNTVHEAFFLSEFSRINLFLVGTGTVGKMLIEKINAQAEKLINDNKLNIRIAGITNSRKMLLNPQGLDVKNVLNDLMELGETANLQDFKNRIVDYNLANSVMVDCTANETIASIYQDVLDSNVSVVTANKIASSSQYDLYQKLKSTALNKGVKFLFETNVGAGLPIIAPLRDLVMSGDKILKLEAVLSGTLNYIVNTVDENNPLSKVIQDAKDLGYSEPDPRIDLSGTDVARKILILARESGYALEMSDIEVTPFVPKNYMDGGSLDVFMQEIKKYDTVFEEHRKSLVEQGKKLRYGAKLEQGKAVVGFIEVDHKHPFFELEGSNNIILINSDHYKEHPMQIKGYGAGAEVTAAGVFADIIKVVNK, encoded by the coding sequence ATGAAGGTCTTAAAATTTGGGGGAACGTCCGTAGGTTCTTCGGAGAGTATATTAAAAGTTAAAAATATTGTTGAATCTCAACAGGAACAAATCATAGTAGTGGTTTCTGCAGTTGGTGGAATAACAGATCAGTTAATTAAAGCTGCCAACCTTGCCGAGAAAGGAGAGCAGGAGTGTTTTGATATATCCAGTGAGGTAAAAGAAAAGCATTACAAGATAATAAGTGAGCTTTTTCCCTTAGATCAGGCCCAAACTATTAAGTATAAAGTGGATCAGCTTTTTGAGGAAGTGAGTACCATTATTAAAGGAGTGTTCTTGTTGAAAGAAGTTTCTACCAAAAGTAAGGCCATTATTGCTAGTTTTGGGGAGAGGATTTCATCTTTTATTGTATCGGAACTGATACAGGGGGCTACCTTATTTGAATCGCAGCATTACATTGTCACCGATAATGTGTTCGGTAAGGATTCTGTTGATTTTGAAACCACCGAAACCCGTTTGAAAAATATACAGGAAGAGTTGGGGAATGTGGCTGTTTTTTCGGGTTTTATTGCTAGTAATAAGAATCAGGAAGTAACTACATTGGGCAGAGGTGGTTCTGATTATACTGCGGCGATTATTGCAGCTACCTATGATGCCTCTATTTTGGAAATATGGACCGATGTGAATGGTTTTATGACAGCTGATCCTAGAATTATTAGTCGCGCCTATTGTATTGATCGTTTGAGTTATTCCGAAGCCATGGAACTCTCGCACTTTGGTGCGAAGGTGATTTTTCCGCCTACCATTTTGCCTGTTTATAAAAAAAATATACCGATTTTAATTAAAAATACTTTTAATCCAGAAGCAAAAGGTACCTTGATCAATGATCAAAAGGAACCCATGCAAGGGAAAAAGATTAAAGGTATTTCTTCTATTAAAAATGTATCCTTGCTTACTGTGCAAGGTCTTGGAATGATCGGTGTTACAGGTATTGCCATGCGTTTGTTTAAATCGCTTGCACAAAAGAATATTAATGTTATACTAATTTCACAGGCTTCTTCTGAGAATTCGATTAGTGTGGTTATTGATTCTCAAACCGCTGATATGGCGATTGATTTAGTGAAGGATGAGTTTGCTGCGGAAATAGTATTGAACCAAATCAATAATATCTCTGTGGAAATGAATATGGCTATTATTGCCATTGTGGGTGAGAATATGAAGCGAACTACAGGTGTTTCTGGTACCTTGTTTGAAAGTATGGGGAAAAATGGAATCAATATTTTTGCCATTGCCCAGGGCGCTTCTGAGTTAAATATTTCTTTTGTAGTAAAAGAAAAGGATCTTAAAAAAGGACTGAATACGGTACATGAAGCTTTCTTTCTGTCTGAATTTTCAAGGATTAATCTGTTTTTGGTTGGTACCGGAACGGTGGGGAAAATGTTGATTGAAAAAATTAACGCGCAAGCAGAAAAATTAATAAATGATAATAAGCTTAATATTCGAATTGCAGGAATTACCAATAGCCGTAAAATGTTGTTGAATCCTCAGGGACTGGACGTAAAAAATGTATTGAACGATTTGATGGAACTGGGAGAGACCGCTAATTTACAAGATTTTAAAAATCGTATCGTAGATTATAACCTGGCCAATAGTGTAATGGTGGACTGTACTGCCAACGAAACAATTGCCTCCATTTATCAGGATGTGTTAGATTCTAATGTGTCAGTGGTGACTGCGAATAAAATTGCTAGTTCTTCTCAATATGATTTGTATCAGAAATTAAAGTCAACCGCGCTGAACAAAGGTGTTAAATTCTTGTTTGAAACCAATGTAGGAGCAGGCTTGCCTATAATTGCTCCATTGAGGGATCTGGTGATGAGTGGTGATAAAATACTGAAGTTGGAGGCCGTTTTATCAGGAACGCTTAATTATATAGTGAATACCGTTGATGAAAATAATCCTTTGTCTAAAGTTATTCAGGATGCCAAAGATTTAGGATATAGTGAGCCCGATCCTAGAATCGATCTGAGTGGTACCGATGTGGCACGTAAAATTCTTATTTTGGCCAGAGAGTCAGGTTATGCTTTGGAGATGAGCGATATTGAGGTGACACCATTTGTTCCGAAAAATTATATGGATGGAGGCTCTTTGGATGTATTTATGCAGGAAATAAAAAAGTATGATACCGTTTTTGAAGAGCATAGAAAATCATTGGTAGAGCAAGGTAAGAAACTGAGATATGGCGCTAAACTGGAACAAGGAAAAGCGGTGGTAGGTTTTATAGAAGTTGATCACAAACATCCTTTTTTCGAACTGGAAGGAAGTAACAATATTATATTGATTAACTCTGATCATTACAAAGAACATCCAATGCAAATAAAAGGTTATGGTGCAGGAGCAGAAGTAACTGCAGCAGGAGTGTTTGCCGACATAATTAAAGTGGTGAATAAATAA
- a CDS encoding cofactor-independent phosphoglycerate mutase has protein sequence MKYLIILADGASDEPLKELGNKTPLMAAKTPHIDMLCAKGVSGLLDTVPPSLHPGSEVANMMVMGYDAAKYYRGRGVLEAASMGVKTSLDDLVFRCNLISVEDEKILNHSSGHISTEEAKEIMEFLQEKLGSETVHFYPGVSYRHLMVVKGGSDQINCVPPHDALGTPIKDVFPTAKVGEAQGTIDIVVDLMQKSKELLKDHPINVKRRETGKCTADMIWPWSAGNTPDMPTMKELYGIESGVVISAVDLIYGLGAYAGLKGVHVKGSTGLYDTNYEGKAEAAIKALKENQYVFLHIEASDEAGHEGDHVLKTKTIEYLDERVVKYLVEEVEKIEEPVTIALLPDHPTPCALKTHTRDAVPFFIVKPGQAPDAVMEYNEDAAKEGAYGTIYGPEFMQLLLK, from the coding sequence ATGAAGTATTTGATAATATTAGCAGATGGGGCTTCTGATGAACCCCTAAAGGAATTAGGTAATAAAACGCCATTAATGGCGGCTAAAACGCCACATATCGATATGTTGTGTGCCAAAGGGGTATCAGGTCTATTAGATACGGTTCCGCCTTCATTGCACCCCGGGAGTGAAGTTGCCAATATGATGGTGATGGGTTATGATGCTGCCAAATATTATCGGGGAAGAGGCGTGTTGGAGGCTGCGTCGATGGGTGTCAAGACATCTTTGGATGATTTGGTTTTTCGATGTAACTTGATTTCTGTGGAGGATGAAAAAATATTGAATCATTCATCCGGTCATATATCTACCGAAGAGGCCAAAGAGATTATGGAATTTCTTCAGGAAAAATTAGGTTCTGAAACTGTGCATTTTTATCCAGGTGTGAGTTATCGTCATTTAATGGTTGTTAAGGGAGGCAGTGATCAAATAAACTGTGTTCCTCCACATGATGCGCTAGGAACACCTATCAAGGATGTTTTTCCAACAGCAAAAGTGGGCGAAGCACAAGGAACAATAGATATTGTGGTGGATTTAATGCAAAAATCTAAGGAACTCCTAAAGGATCATCCTATTAATGTAAAAAGAAGGGAAACAGGAAAGTGTACTGCCGATATGATTTGGCCATGGTCTGCCGGTAATACACCGGATATGCCAACCATGAAAGAGCTTTATGGAATTGAATCTGGAGTGGTGATTTCTGCCGTAGATTTGATCTACGGATTGGGGGCTTATGCTGGTTTAAAAGGTGTTCATGTGAAAGGCTCAACGGGTTTGTATGATACCAACTATGAAGGGAAAGCTGAAGCTGCTATAAAAGCCTTGAAAGAGAATCAATACGTATTTTTACATATTGAAGCCAGTGATGAAGCAGGCCATGAAGGGGACCATGTTCTAAAAACAAAAACCATCGAATACTTGGATGAAAGAGTGGTGAAGTACCTTGTTGAGGAGGTCGAGAAAATAGAAGAACCTGTTACTATTGCCCTATTACCAGACCATCCAACGCCGTGTGCTTTGAAAACTCATACCAGAGATGCGGTGCCATTTTTTATTGTTAAGCCGGGACAAGCGCCGGATGCAGTGATGGAGTATAATGAGGATGCCGCCAAAGAAGGTGCTTATGGCACTATTTATGGTCCGGAATTTATGCAATTGCTTTTAAAATAA